Proteins encoded in a region of the Bradyrhizobium sp. CB3481 genome:
- a CDS encoding beta-ketoacyl synthase N-terminal-like domain-containing protein: MVCVAGQAILRKLGAGSIPVVNVENACATASTAFQQACSMVTLGAYDAVLAFGVEKLYHVDKEKPMAVYAGCVDVEQPEALNQFLAEDLSEEQVKAAPRERRSLFMDIYARLARDYMTKTGATQQDFARVSAKNSRHGSLNPFA, from the coding sequence GTGGTCTGCGTCGCCGGTCAAGCGATCCTGCGCAAGCTCGGGGCAGGCAGTATCCCGGTTGTCAACGTCGAGAACGCCTGCGCCACGGCATCGACGGCATTCCAGCAGGCGTGCTCGATGGTGACGCTCGGAGCTTATGATGCAGTTCTCGCATTCGGCGTTGAGAAGCTCTACCACGTCGATAAAGAGAAGCCGATGGCTGTTTACGCCGGTTGCGTCGATGTTGAGCAGCCGGAAGCGCTCAATCAATTTCTGGCGGAAGACCTCAGCGAGGAACAGGTCAAAGCGGCGCCACGCGAGCGCCGATCTCTCTTTATGGACATATACGCGCGTCTGGCGCGAGACTACATGACGAAGACCGGCGCCACTCAGCAAGACTTTGCCCGGGTCTCTGCGAAGAACTCTCGTCATGGCAGTCTCAACCCATTCGCGTAG
- a CDS encoding IS66 family transposase encodes MLLAERHESERLRQIIKELQRHRFGRKAETLPEEQMLLGLEDVQQAAAWTEASQDETAPEGRAERARKRRNNRGALPAHLPRIEVVVDLDARTCPCCKGDLHQIGEDRSERLDMVPAQFRVVVTRRPKYACRACEDGVLQAEAPARLIEGGLPTEATVAQVLVSKYADHLPLYRQAQIYARQGIALDRSTLADWVGHAAFHLRPLHERLLTVLRARSKLFADETTVPVLDPGRGRTKTGQLWAYAADDRPWGGLDPPGIAYVYAPDRKAERLFSHLAGFKGVLQVDGYNAYPKLAERGEVELAFCWVHMRRNFYELATAGPAPIASEALKHIAAFYAIEKEIRGRSAEERRLVRQQKSRPLADAFEVWLRAKLALISQKIKLAEAIRYALSRWQGLTRFIDDGRIELDNNTVERSIRGIKLSRKNALFAGSDGGAEHWAVAASLVETCKLNDVDPLAYLTDVLTRIVNGHPNRDIDQLLPWAYRPQALKAVA; translated from the coding sequence ATGCTGCTGGCCGAGCGGCACGAGAGCGAGCGGCTGCGCCAGATCATCAAGGAATTGCAGCGCCATCGCTTTGGCCGGAAGGCCGAGACGCTTCCCGAGGAGCAGATGCTGCTCGGTCTCGAGGACGTCCAACAGGCTGCGGCCTGGACGGAAGCCAGCCAAGACGAGACAGCTCCGGAAGGCCGGGCGGAGCGCGCACGCAAGCGCCGCAACAATCGCGGAGCACTACCGGCGCATCTGCCGCGGATCGAAGTCGTGGTCGACCTCGACGCCAGGACCTGTCCCTGTTGCAAGGGCGACCTGCACCAGATCGGCGAGGACAGGAGCGAGCGACTGGACATGGTGCCGGCCCAGTTCCGCGTTGTGGTTACCCGGCGTCCCAAATACGCCTGCCGCGCCTGCGAAGATGGCGTCCTGCAGGCCGAGGCTCCGGCCCGGTTGATTGAGGGCGGACTGCCGACGGAGGCAACCGTCGCCCAGGTCCTGGTGTCCAAATATGCCGATCATCTGCCGCTGTACCGGCAGGCCCAGATCTATGCCCGCCAGGGCATCGCTCTCGATCGATCGACACTGGCGGACTGGGTTGGGCATGCCGCCTTCCATCTGCGCCCGCTGCATGAGCGCCTTCTCACGGTGCTTCGAGCGAGGTCCAAGCTGTTCGCCGACGAGACGACGGTGCCGGTGCTCGATCCCGGTCGAGGGCGCACCAAGACCGGCCAGCTTTGGGCCTATGCCGCCGACGACAGGCCCTGGGGCGGCCTCGATCCGCCCGGCATCGCCTATGTCTATGCACCCGACCGCAAGGCCGAGCGGCTGTTCAGCCATCTTGCCGGCTTCAAGGGCGTCCTGCAGGTCGATGGCTACAACGCCTACCCAAAGCTTGCCGAACGTGGCGAGGTCGAGCTCGCCTTCTGCTGGGTGCACATGCGGCGCAACTTCTACGAACTCGCGACAGCCGGCCCCGCGCCGATCGCAAGCGAGGCGCTGAAGCACATCGCCGCATTCTATGCGATCGAGAAGGAGATCCGCGGCCGCAGCGCCGAGGAGCGTCGCCTCGTGCGGCAGCAGAAGAGCCGACCACTGGCCGATGCCTTCGAGGTATGGCTGCGCGCCAAGCTGGCTCTCATCAGCCAGAAGATTAAGCTCGCCGAGGCCATCCGCTACGCCCTCTCGCGCTGGCAAGGCTTAACGCGCTTCATCGATGACGGCCGCATCGAACTCGACAACAATACCGTCGAACGATCGATCCGTGGTATCAAGCTCAGTCGCAAGAACGCGCTGTTTGCCGGATCCGACGGCGGTGCCGAACACTGGGCTGTCGCCGCGTCCCTGGTCGAGACTTGCAAGCTCAACGACGTCGATCCGCTCGCCTATCTCACCGACGTCCTGACCAGGATCGTTAACGGGCATCCCAACCGCGACATCGACCAGCTGCTGCCCTGGGCCTACCGCCCTCAAGCCCTCAAAGCCGTGGCCTGA
- the tnpB gene encoding IS66 family insertion sequence element accessory protein TnpB (TnpB, as the term is used for proteins encoded by IS66 family insertion elements, is considered an accessory protein, since TnpC, encoded by a neighboring gene, is a DDE family transposase.): MIGPSGTVRVMVATKPVDFRKGMEGLAMLVREHMKADPFSGAVYVFRAKRADRIKLIFWDGTGLCLFAKRLEEGVFRWPKIEDGVMRLSAAELSALLEGLDWRRVHDARETVVPTQAG, translated from the coding sequence GTGATCGGCCCGTCCGGAACTGTCCGGGTGATGGTGGCAACCAAGCCGGTCGACTTCCGCAAGGGAATGGAGGGGCTTGCGATGTTGGTGCGCGAGCACATGAAGGCCGATCCGTTCTCGGGTGCTGTTTATGTGTTCCGAGCCAAGCGGGCGGACCGGATCAAGCTGATCTTCTGGGACGGTACGGGTTTGTGCCTGTTTGCCAAGCGGCTCGAGGAAGGCGTCTTCCGCTGGCCGAAGATCGAGGATGGCGTGATGCGTTTGTCGGCGGCGGAATTGTCGGCGCTGCTCGAAGGGCTTGATTGGCGGCGTGTCCACGACGCACGGGAGACGGTCGTCCCGACGCAAGCCGGATAA
- a CDS encoding transposase: MLDHTLKSDVTARRLEVITETGRRRWFSKDDKARIVEETLVPGAVVSEIARRHGLTPQQVFTWRRQARRLPTPMADDPPFVPAVVDAMAPVAVGGHEHKTARRKAKPDVGGIEIEAEGVTIRVGRGADVAMIAAIVHALKASR; encoded by the coding sequence ATGCTTGACCATACGCTTAAGTCGGACGTGACGGCGCGCCGGCTGGAAGTGATCACGGAGACGGGACGCCGTCGTTGGTTCTCCAAGGACGACAAGGCCCGGATCGTCGAGGAGACGCTGGTACCAGGCGCGGTCGTTTCCGAGATTGCCCGGCGACACGGGCTGACGCCGCAACAAGTTTTCACCTGGCGCCGGCAAGCACGCCGGTTGCCGACGCCGATGGCTGACGATCCGCCGTTTGTACCGGCGGTGGTAGACGCCATGGCACCAGTCGCGGTTGGTGGCCATGAGCACAAGACAGCGCGACGCAAGGCCAAGCCGGATGTCGGGGGAATCGAGATCGAAGCCGAAGGCGTCACTATCCGGGTCGGCCGAGGCGCGGACGTGGCGATGATTGCGGCCATCGTCCATGCGCTGAAGGCAAGCCGGTGA